From the Juglans microcarpa x Juglans regia isolate MS1-56 chromosome 7D, Jm3101_v1.0, whole genome shotgun sequence genome, the window CTATTTTGCCTCATCAACAATGATGAGTTGCCAATATCTTGAAAAGGTAGCCGTTTTGGAGCCACAAATCCACAACTGGATGTGGGTGCTTTTCTTCTATCCCTTGAAACCTCCCTACTGGAATTGTTACTAGTATAATGATTCTCCTTCAAGCGGCAAACCAGTACTCGCTTCTGTGTCTCATTTTGTGCATTTTGGGCTATTTCGGGTGCCCTAATTACTGAGTTTTGCTCCTTCCTCATCCATTCAAGCTCCTGGCGAAGCTCAGACATTTGCACTCGTAGCTCACTTTCTCTACTTTCAGATGATAGAGCCTTCTGTCTCCATTCTTGCACCTATTGAGAAGAAACATGATATCCTAATAGCATGAAAAGTAAGCTGATGAGATAATTAGAAAGCATGAGAAATGCAAGTTTTCAGGCCTTCTAACGTCGTGAAAGAGTACAGCATAGGGTGATGTTTGCCAGAGAACTACATTAACTGAACCTCAAACTAGCTGGAAAGAGTCTTTGTATAAAAGCTCAATCTAGCTGCAATAAAATCAAGAGACTCTGCAGGATAGATATTGAGACAATAAACTGGACGGTTGGCTATGGTTTTCTGTACGAAATCTTACAGTAGAGCATAGGGATTGGATTTGATGATCAGAATTGAGAGCACGATCTTCCCAAAAATCTCGAGAAGCCTCCAACTCTTCCATCTCTTTCCTCACTTGCCCCAGCATTTCCTGCATCTGGGACCATTGCTCTGTCTCAACTCGTATTTGCTCCACAATTCTTAGCACTATATCCTTGCAACGTCCTGAGCATAGGTTATCTTCTGGGGACTTTGTCTTTTGTAGAGAAGAAGGATGTGCCTGATCAGGTCTTATTCGGCTAAACTCAATCCTCTTCAAAGAGGAGGCAGAACTTGCAACTGATTTTTTTGCTGTAGAAGGCATTGATCTATACTCCTCTTCCATTCTGTCCAACAAATTGCCCACTGAAAATGCTTCCATTTTCCTTCTTAGGATGTCCACCTGCAGAGTCTTTCAGATCAATAATACCCTCTTACTGATATGGAtggaaaatgttgaaaaaagtTCATAAAAAGAAACTATTAATGTCAATGATGTTGGGTGTTGAGAAACATTCGTCCACTCAATTGGGTCTAAAGATTGTTAGTAAGTATTATTTCAATTATATCAACCAAAAGGAGGATATgtgaattgaaaatgaaaaagctTTTACTTAGTTGCTTACAATTGACCTTAAATACTCCATAGATAGTCCTCGAGACCACAAAAAAACTCCACTCCACTCAACTTTTCCCTTTCAGAAACCATAACAGCATAAACTTGATGATTCGAAATTATGAGTTTCTTCCTTTTTGTTCTTATAGGGCAGTCAAAGAGTAACAATATTCGAATAAACAGTCTTgtgctataaaaaaaagttggtaaAATAATCTTCATTCTTACATTGCATTTTCCACTTGAAACAAAGCTCTCTTCCACCCTACAACTTGTTCCCATTGACAAGCTTGCTGCGGCCATCCCCTGAATCTCCTTCACACATATATCATCCGATGTTGCTCCGAACCTCTCTAGCCGTCTCTGAAGAAGAGACGCCTGTTTATCAAAATTACTACAGTTCCTAACTATAAAATCCTTTACTCCTGAGCTCCTTTGCAACTTCTCTAGTTTCTCTACCAACTCTTGGATCTCTTCCACCAATACCATGCTCACATtctttccttcacaaatcttcTTTCTTCCCTACAAAGTAGAAACCAAGCACCAACCCCAAGTTACCAGATGAAACTCAAATCAAAACTATTACCTCTTGCTGGTTGCTGAAACAACTAAcgaaaaaataaagcaaaacaagattatatttttataaagcaagtgcAAATGGTCACAAAATGTCCCAAGTTCCATACAAGACAGGCAATAACTGATAGTAACTGTTATGAAGAGGAACCTACCTATTATAGTTAGGAACAAAACAGATTAAGCTGAGGGATGATACTATTTCCGAACcaaattttgtttcttctgcTCTCTCATGATCGATATTACACTAAACAAGCCGAAAGACAACTTTAATTACATCTTGAATGTGTCACTAAAGTTTCAAACTGCCATCTATCCTTGGGCCACTTCCACCAATATTAATGCGACACGCGAGTATGGA encodes:
- the LOC121239982 gene encoding uncharacterized protein LOC121239982 isoform X2; this translates as MTTAIRRTKWQYPPVQPQTPKILHLPRRPRRRPPKTGATKPASIEARHDRKGRLEALFDQERAFSRTGVPIVLLDYCGGGGESERRRVKAEDDNSESGGGSVVEEKWRFQAEMLRAECNLLRMEKEIAVKKLERSRLKMKRILRSAVQTLVSGRKKICEGKNVSMVLVEEIQELVEKLEKLQRSSGVKDFIVRNCSNFDKQASLLQRRLERFGATSDDICVKEIQGMAAASLSMGTSCRVEESFVSSGKCNVDILRRKMEAFSVGNLLDRMEEEYRSMPSTAKKSVASSASSLKRIEFSRIRPDQAHPSSLQKTKSPEDNLCSGRCKDIVLRIVEQIRVETEQWSQMQEMLGQVRKEMEELEASRDFWEDRALNSDHQIQSLCSTVQEWRQKALSSESRESELRVQMSELRQELEWMRKEQNSVIRAPEIAQNAQNETQKRVLVCRLKENHYTSNNSSREVSRDRRKAPTSSCGFVAPKRLPFQDIGNSSLLMRQNSKAIFPLHCPLPFNRE
- the LOC121239982 gene encoding uncharacterized protein LOC121239982 isoform X1 yields the protein MTTAIRRTKWQYPPVQPQTPKILHLPRRPRRRPPKTGATKPASIEARHDRKGRLEALFDQERAFSRTGVPIVLLDYCGGGGESERRRVKAEDDNSESGGGSVVEEKWRFQAEMLRAECNLLRMEKEIAVKKLERSRLKMKRILRSAVQTLVSGRKKICEGKNVSMVLVEEIQELVEKLEKLQRSSGVKDFIVRNCSNFDKQASLLQRRLERFGATSDDICVKEIQGMAAASLSMGTSCRVEESFVSSGKCNTLQVDILRRKMEAFSVGNLLDRMEEEYRSMPSTAKKSVASSASSLKRIEFSRIRPDQAHPSSLQKTKSPEDNLCSGRCKDIVLRIVEQIRVETEQWSQMQEMLGQVRKEMEELEASRDFWEDRALNSDHQIQSLCSTVQEWRQKALSSESRESELRVQMSELRQELEWMRKEQNSVIRAPEIAQNAQNETQKRVLVCRLKENHYTSNNSSREVSRDRRKAPTSSCGFVAPKRLPFQDIGNSSLLMRQNSKAIFPLHCPLPFNRE